DNA from Variovorax sp. PBL-H6:
GCCGTAGCCTTCGGTGAAGGCGACATCCACCCAACGGTCCACGTCCTTGGTGGCGAAACGCTCGGCCAGGTCCTTCTGGTTGGAGCCCAGGATGTTGATCGCATAGTGCGAGCCAGTGCTGAGCGCGACCATCGAGGCGGCGCTGCGCGCCAGGCTCCACAGCACCAGCGGCGGATCGAGCGACACGGAGTTGAAGGAATTGGCCGTGAGGCCGACCAGCCGTCCGTTGGCCGCGCGCGCGGTGACGATGGTGACGCCGGTCGCGAACATGCCCAGGGCTGCGCGGAATTCGTCGGTCGTGAAGGAGGGCGGTTTCGCCTGGGCGGGAGCGGTCACGGAGGAGCTGCGAAGTGAGGGGATATTCTGGCCGATCACTCCGGCGGGCGCCGCCTCCCGGGTTCAGCCGAAGAACCAGTAGCCGACGCCAATGGCACCCAGCACACCGGCGAGCTCGGCCAGAAGCGCGCAACCCACCGCGTGCCGGGCCCGATGGATGCCCACGGCGCCGAAGTAAACGGCCAGCACGTAGAAGGTGGTTTCCGTGCTGCCCTGGATGGTGGCTGCAACCTTCGCCGCGAAGCTGTCGACACCCTGGCTCTGCATGGTCTCGATCAGCATCGCGCGCGCCGCACTGCCTGAGAAGGGCTTGACCAGCGCAGTGGGCAGGGCGTCGATGAAGCGCGTGTCCCAGCCCGCGAGGCCGACCGCCCAGCGGACGCCCGACAGCACGAACTCCAGCGCACCCGAAGCCCGAAGCACGCCTACTGCGCACAGCATTGCCACCAGGTAGGGCAGCAGGTTCTTCGCCACGTCGAAGCCTTCCTTTGCGCCCTCGACGAAGCACTCGTAGACCTTGACGCGGCGCAGCGCGCCGGCCAGCAGGAAGACGAGCACGATTCCGAAGAGCGTGAGGTTGCCCAGCAGCGAGGAGAGCGAGGCCAGCGCGGCAGCCGAGAGCGTGGCCAGCAGCGCAATGAAGCCGGCGAGCAGCAGTGCGCCGGGCAGCAGATACGCGAGCACGACCGGGTCCCACAACCTGAGCCGCTGCACGAAGGCCACCGAGAGGAGGCCCACCAGCGTCGAGCAGCTGGTGGCGAGCAGGATCGGCAGGAACACCAGGGTCGGATCGGCCGCACCCTGCTGCGCACGGTACATGAAGATGGTGACGGGCAGCAGCGTGAGAGACGAGGCATTGAGCACGAGGAACAGGATCTGCGCATTGCTCGCCGTGGTCGCGCTCGGATTGAGGCTTTGCAACTCGCGCATTGCCTTCAGCCCGATGGGCGTGGCTGCGTTGTCCAGGCCCAGTGCATTGGCCGCGAAGTTCATGGTTATGAGGCCCAGCGCCGGATGCCCCGCGGGCACTTCGGGCATGAGCCGCCGGAACAGGGGGCCGAGCAGCCGCGCAAGACCAGCGACCAGGCCCGCGGCCTCGGCGATGCGCAGGAAGCCCATCCACAGCGTCAGCGTGCCGAACAGCAGCACCATCACTTCGACCGAGAGCTTGGCCATGCCGAACAGGCTGTCCACGATGGCGGCGAACACCGTCGCATCGCCGCCGATCAGCCAGCGCGAGAATGCGGCCAAGGCTGCCGCCAGAAAAAAGCCGAGCCACAAGCCGTTGAGCACGCGTATCCCTTTGCCGATGCCGTTCTTCGAAGTTGCGCGCGATCATAGGCGGCGCCGTGGCGTCCTCTTCTCCTTGAAAGACCTATGAATCTTCGCCGTCGAGATCTGAATCGCGCCGCGCTGTGGCTCGCCCTGTGCGGCTGGGCGGCCGCGCCGCCTGCGCGCGCGCAACCGGCGCCGCGCTGGCGTTCGAACCCTTTCACGCTCGGAGTCGCCAGCGGCCAGCCGCGGCCGGACAGTGTCGTGCTCTGGACGCGGCTGGTGGCCGAGGACGACGAGCCGGGTTTCGAGGGTCTTCAGCGCTGCGCCGTGCACTACGAAGTCTTCGGCGATGCCGAGCTCAAGCGACCTGTCATGCAGGGGGAAGTGCATGCCGAAGCGGCGCACGCCTTCAGCGTGCACGTGCACGTGCAAGGCTTGGCGCCGCAACGCGAGTACTGGTACCGCTTCAGCTGCGGTGATGCACGCAGCACGGTCGGACGCACGCGCACGGCCCCTGCCGTGGATGCGGCGGTGCCGCGGCTGCGCTTCGCACTCGCCTCCTGCCAGAACTACGAGCATGGCTACTACGCGGCGCATCGCGAGATCTCGACGCGCGAGCTCGACTTCGTGCTCTTCGCCGGCGACTACATCTACGAAGGCAGCAGCCAGGGGCCGATGCCGCGCCGTCACGGAGCGCCCATTCCGTTGACGTTAGAGGAATACCGAGCGCGCCATGCGCTGTACAAGCGCGACGCCGATCTGCAGGCCGCACATGCAGCCCACCCGTGGATCCTGACCTGGGACGACCACGAGGTGGTCAACGACTACGCCAACGATCGCGACCCGGCGTACACCGAGCCTGCGCTCTTCCTGCAGCGCCGCGCGGCGGCCTACCGCGCCTACTTCGAGCACATGC
Protein-coding regions in this window:
- a CDS encoding flavin reductase family protein, producing MFATGVTIVTARAANGRLVGLTANSFNSVSLDPPLVLWSLARSAASMVALSTGSHYAINILGSNQKDLAERFATKDVDRWVDVAFTEGYGGAPVLAGVAASFECFNRSRYDEGDHVIFVGEVERCAHSPGASPLLFHGGRFYTEHPL
- a CDS encoding alkaline phosphatase D family protein codes for the protein MNLRRRDLNRAALWLALCGWAAAPPARAQPAPRWRSNPFTLGVASGQPRPDSVVLWTRLVAEDDEPGFEGLQRCAVHYEVFGDAELKRPVMQGEVHAEAAHAFSVHVHVQGLAPQREYWYRFSCGDARSTVGRTRTAPAVDAAVPRLRFALASCQNYEHGYYAAHREISTRELDFVLFAGDYIYEGSSQGPMPRRHGAPIPLTLEEYRARHALYKRDADLQAAHAAHPWILTWDDHEVVNDYANDRDPAYTEPALFLQRRAAAYRAYFEHMPLLLPPQGAAMRIHDRFAWGRLAELWTLDTRQYRSHHVCPDPAHDWGRLVIGCEALADPSRTMLGADQARWLAQGLAASGRQWKLLGQSTQMSSASLDAPRGRQSWTDGWDGYPEARRQLLQGIGEGGLRDVVVLGGDVHRYVAADLRVVPNDTASPVVASEFVGGSISSRGASRTSMEWLQRDNPDVLHARGDERGYAFIEATPKAMQCEFRATAHPAAPDARFHTQARFAVEAGHAGVKPA
- a CDS encoding nucleoside recognition domain-containing protein, encoding MLNGLWLGFFLAAALAAFSRWLIGGDATVFAAIVDSLFGMAKLSVEVMVLLFGTLTLWMGFLRIAEAAGLVAGLARLLGPLFRRLMPEVPAGHPALGLITMNFAANALGLDNAATPIGLKAMRELQSLNPSATTASNAQILFLVLNASSLTLLPVTIFMYRAQQGAADPTLVFLPILLATSCSTLVGLLSVAFVQRLRLWDPVVLAYLLPGALLLAGFIALLATLSAAALASLSSLLGNLTLFGIVLVFLLAGALRRVKVYECFVEGAKEGFDVAKNLLPYLVAMLCAVGVLRASGALEFVLSGVRWAVGLAGWDTRFIDALPTALVKPFSGSAARAMLIETMQSQGVDSFAAKVAATIQGSTETTFYVLAVYFGAVGIHRARHAVGCALLAELAGVLGAIGVGYWFFG